The Stomoxys calcitrans chromosome 3, idStoCalc2.1, whole genome shotgun sequence genome includes a region encoding these proteins:
- the LOC106094707 gene encoding uncharacterized protein LOC106094707, with amino-acid sequence MSCRRRLISFVLLVCCVITNLHIGEAHQRTHRTAPSKTNVNSQNTAPKTATQTSATLSWLGPEFQIIRRVYDDCHVKDDFMSCLKQKALNGLGRAIEQDSIKIFDGVVLEKQNETEKQSIIGVLADARALNNLAPLDRALLSKIDKLARTHALKVDMSVARLGGGDDEKGHKEKHKKDSGHIKYVIAALLTAMGIAGPIGLKALAAIAGKALVISKVALTIASIIALKKLFSHDHHEETSFQVHAGDHNRRSTYVIRPVPKTAGMPAAAGETPVVDPYRYYYEYH; translated from the exons ATGTCCTGCAGAAGGCGACTTATATCCTTCGTATTATTGGTATGCTGTGTGATTACAAATCTTCACATTGGCGAAGCTCATCAAAGGACACACCGAACAGCGCCATCGAAGACAAATGTTAACTCACAAAACACAGCACCAAAAACCGCCACGCAAACCTCAGCCACACTTTCGTGGCTGGGCCCAGAATTTCAAATCATACGACGAGTCTATGACGACTGTCATGTCAAAGATGATTTCATGAGCTGCCTAAAGCAGAAAGCCCTAAACGGTCTGGGTCGAGCCATCGAACAGGATTCCATAAAAATATTCGATGGTGTAGTACTGGAGAAACAAAACGAAACCGAGAAACAGAGCATAATTGGTGTTCTGGCCGATGCGAGAGCTTTAAATAACCTGGCACCTTTGGATAGAGCTTTGCTATCGAAAATCGATAAACTGGCGCGCACTCATGCGCTCAAAGTCGACATGAGCGTGGCTCGCCTAGGAGGTGGTGATGACGAAAAAGGGCACAAGGAAAAACACAAGAAAGATAGCGGTCATATTAAATATGTCATTGCCGCCTTGCTGACAGCCATGGGTATAGCGGGCCCAATCGGCTTAAAAGCTTTGGCCGCCATAGCTGGCAAGGCTTTGGTCATAAGTAAGGTGGCGCTGACCATTGCAAGCATTATAGCCCTTAAAAAACTCTTTTCTCACGACCATCATGAGGAGACCAGTTTTCAGGTTCATGCAGGAGATCATAATAG GCGCAGTACCTACGTCATACGCCCGGTACCAAAAACAGCTGGCATGCCCGCTGCAGCTGGCGAGACTCCTGTTGTAGATCCCTATCGCTATTATTATGAATATCACTGA